The following are encoded together in the Daucus carota subsp. sativus chromosome 5, DH1 v3.0, whole genome shotgun sequence genome:
- the LOC108222294 gene encoding dormancy-associated protein homolog 4 codes for MGFLHKLWDETLAGPAPDAGLSKLRNSSHSRGLSASHVLDDDVPVTRSITILRSNSDIRHVNLSPDSGSVPSSPTTPATPGSPFSPTSPRGEIKKLTRRKSTPETLQRSRPRSPTGYDWIVLSALDR; via the exons ATGGGCTTCCTTCACAAGCTATGGGACGAAACTCTTGCTGGACCAGCACCTGACGCTGGCCTCAGCAAACTCCGTAACAGCTCGCATTCCCGTGGACTGTCTGCCAGTCATGTTCTTGACGATGACGTTCCCGTGACTCGCAGCATCACAATTCTCCGTTCTAACTCCGATATTCGCCATGTGAACCTTTCTCCTGACTCAGGCTCCGTGCCATCTTCTCCCACCACTCCAGCCACTCCCGGTTCTCCATTTTCAC CTACCTCGCCTCGAGGGGAAATAAAGAAATTGACAAGGAGGAAATCGACACCGGAAACATTACAACGATCTCGGCCTAGGAGCCCAACTGGTTACGACTG GATTGTTCTTAGTGCTCTGGATCGTTAA